In Beggiatoa leptomitoformis, the genomic window AAACGTATTACTATTTGGTCCTAACCACGTACGATAGGTATTTTTGTAAGGATAAGCCACCGCCGCATTTTCCAAGCGGTCAATTAACGCATCCACTTCCTCACCGCCCCGCAAATCGGCTAATAAAAAAGGCGGTTGTCCATACCAATAATTATCAGGGGCTTGTTTTTCAGATAATCTTTGCATAGTCAACACACTAGCATTCATCTGCTGATACCAGCCAACAACTTGATACAGTGTATAGTGTGTTGCTTGTAGCCGTTTACTAACAATCCATGTGTCAACCGTAAATGCACCTTGCCAACCAAATGAACGCGCGGCATAAATTTGAATAACGGCTTGCGGTATTGTTGTGGGAGGAGCAAGATTTGCGCGACTATTCTGCTTATCTTGCCATGTATTATCCGTTGTAATATTGCCAAACAATAACACCATAACGGGTCCTGACAATAATACCCAAAAAAACAAAATTACATAAAGTAACCATCTAATATAACGCATATATTTATCATCATTTAACAGTGGATTTATTCACCATTCGTGTATTTTAACGAGAGTTTGCTACCCTTTATCAACAAACGCAGGCAGTTTTATAAGACTGACGCAAACGGCACAATAAATTCATTGCTATAAAAGCAAGATAAGCAAGAATTTATGCAATAATAGCACACAGATTTTTCTCCCTTTTTCTACCACATCAGAATTATGTCACTTGTCAAAACTATCTCTTTAGGTGCGTCTTTAACGCCCGCCGATTTTTTAAAATACTACTGGCAAAAACGCCCCTTATTAATTCGTCAAGCAATTCCTAACTTCAAAAATCCCATTCCGCCTAAAGATTTACTCGACCTTGCCTGTGAAGAAATGGTTGAGTCACGATTAATTATGGAAAAAGGAGGGAAAACGCCATGGGAGGTTCACTACAGTCCCTTACAAAAAAAAATGTTCAAACGCCTGCCCAAAACCCATTGGACAGTGTTAGTACAAGAAGCAAATCGCTATTTTACCGATGCAGAAGATATTTTAGACCGATTCAGCTTTATTCCAAACTGGCGAATTGACGACCTAATGATAAGTTATGCCGTACCTGAAGGCTCTGTTGGCGCACATCTGGATAGTTATGATGTATTTTTATTGCAAGCATACGGTAAACGTCGCTGGCAAATTAGTCGCCAACAAGGGGAATTTATTCCTGATTTAGAATTACGCATTCTCCGCGAATTTACGCCCGAAGAAGAATGGATATTAGAACCCGGTGATATGCTGTATTTACCGCCGAATATTGCCCATTATGGCGTTGCCGTCGATGAGTGCATGACATTCTCGATTGGTTTTCTCGCCCCCTCTCATACCGACATGCTTAACCACTATGTCACGCATCTTGTAACACAACTAGACCAAGACCGTCGCTATATTGACCCAGAATTGACCCCGCAAACAGAACAAGGGGAAATCAGCCAAGCCGCACTGGATAAAATTTACCCCATTATCAATAGTCTGCCAACAGATAAACACAGTATTAATCAATGGTTTGGTTGCTTTATTACAGAAGGGCGCAATCATGAAGGTGCTGAGTTTGACTGTCCTGAACCCCCTTACACACCTGAAGAATGGCTGGCTGAATTTATTCAAACTGCCCGTTTACGTCGTGCTGCCCGCATGGCGTTTATTCGTGAAGGAGAAAATGCCACTTTATTTGCACAAGGTGTTGCATATCCCTTGATTAAAAAACTGGCTTTTATTGCACCTTTACTAACAGAACAACGCGAAGTAACCTACATAGAATTAAAGCCCTATTTAAATGATGCTGAGTTTGTACAACTGTTTACCGACTTCACAAATTTAGGTTACTTATACTTCATAGAATAAACAAAGCGCGTGATGATTTAAATTGTCCTTAAAAGCAGGTGGAAGGAGAGAATAACGTGAAAAAATCGGCAAAAATTTCATTGCTTTTTATTACACCAACAGCCCTGACTTTAATCAGTTGTTCTGACAACACACCAACCGATATGAGCTTTAAGAACAAAGAAGAATGCTCGATATACTACTCCAACAACGAATGCGACAAAATCGTCTCACAATCGCGCCCAATGTTCGAATCACTGGCAGAATGTGAAAAACAGGCGGGGGTTGGCAAATGTGAATCGACTTACTGGCAGGGGCAACAATTCTGGATGCCATCACGTCAGGCATATCGCAATTACACCCATTTACCCAATAGTAACAGTGTGATGGGGTTTAATAATAACACTTCCCGCTGGTACGTTCCTTCAGATGCAACTGCTGACATGAAACCCCGTAGGGCAATTGCAACCAGCTATTTTATGGGAACAGGCAACAATACCAGCACACGCTCAAGCACTTCTGGCACGGGTAGTTCTACAACCAGTTCATCCATAAGAAATATTGCGGGTGGAAGCTCGAAATCGTCCAGTAGTAGCTAAGTGAAAATAGCACGGATACCATCGTTTCAAGCAATGGTATCCGTTTTCTCATTCATAACCATCATCTAAAATCTATCGTCATAACCTACGATGCTATCTTCTAAAAAAGCACTGGCTTTTTTTCCAACGCCGCCTAATCCCTTCAACTCCACTTCAAAGAAAAAGCCATTAAGATAAGCACCATCTACCGTGTTCAAATAACGCCGTGCAACGCCACGCATTGCCCAACAACAACTCTCATATTCCAGCCCTAAAAAGACCTCTAAATCTTTATGTTCATCGAGCGAATAATTCCAACGTCCCAATGTGCGCCATTGCGAACTCAACGGAAACCGCCAAGAAACATCTGTTTGCTCTAATCGATTCTCACGTAACCGATAAGCAAAATTATATAAACTTTCAGGGTTTGGACGATAACGTAATCGCCAAATACTTAATTCTGCCTTACTATCATAAGGATTCCACAATACGGTTGCTGAACCACTTAAACGCGAATTAAATTGTGAGGAAATTTCCGCGACAATATTCGATGAACTGTTGGTTTCAAAAAGCTCACTCGGTAAAACAACTTCACGGTCAGCAAAATAATAAATTTGCCCCACACTAACCCGCAAATTCTCAAGCCCTGTTGCTTGGTCAATAAAGCGCGTGGTTAATGCCGCAGTCAATTGGTTACTATCATCCACCCTGTCCGCACCAATAAATCGATTTTCCCTAAACAACTGTCCGAAAGATAAATCATACTCAGCCGTGTCAAAAATCGGAATATCATCTTGATTTTCATAAGGTGTATAACGATAAAACAAACGTGGCTCTAACGTATGTAATAAATTACGGTTAAATAAGCTTAATTCGCGGTCAAAAAACAAACCACTGTCTGCCATTAACGTATAAGTAGAGCGGGTTGGCGTTTCACTGAAACGATCAGCCTCAGCGATAGGGATTTGAGAGAGGTCATAACGGGTATGGCGTAAAATCGCGGAAGGAACAAAAAAACCGCTGGCAGTGCGCCATGGAAAGCTAATGGTTGATTTAAAATCGTAACGATTACCCACAGGTGCTTCATCATAAGAACGCTCAAAATTAACCAACTCTACCTGTCCTTGCACGTTTATTTTTTTATTCCGCTCAGGGACATCACTACTCAATATGATTTGTGGTAATCGTTCATAAGGACGGGTTGCAGGATTTGCATCCAAGCTCTGATAACGCTGTAAACGTCCCAACACGTTCCAACCATGACCAAAATAACGCAAATCGCCCCGTTGTTCCAAATGCGTTGTACTCGAAACGGTTAAATTATCACCCAATTCTCGAAAATATAAATCGTCTGAAACTTCATCATAAACAATATCCGTGTACAGTGAAGGAACAACCATGCCACTGTGCCTTACCTTCAATAAACTGCGATTGATATCTGCTACACGGTCACTGGGCAAATATTCCCATTCAATTTTACCGCCACTATTAGCAAGCAAATAGCGAAAT contains:
- a CDS encoding DUF3750 domain-containing protein, giving the protein MRYIRWLLYVILFFWVLLSGPVMVLLFGNITTDNTWQDKQNSRANLAPPTTIPQAVIQIYAARSFGWQGAFTVDTWIVSKRLQATHYTLYQVVGWYQQMNASVLTMQRLSEKQAPDNYWYGQPPFLLADLRGGEEVDALIDRLENAAVAYPYKNTYRTWLGPNSNTFTAYIARQLPELRVDMPTTAMGKDFLPNGDIFAVAPSGSGGQISLYGIIGLTLAVNEGIEFNFIGLHFGLDLFDMAIRFPGVGRIGFE
- a CDS encoding cupin domain-containing protein is translated as MSLVKTISLGASLTPADFLKYYWQKRPLLIRQAIPNFKNPIPPKDLLDLACEEMVESRLIMEKGGKTPWEVHYSPLQKKMFKRLPKTHWTVLVQEANRYFTDAEDILDRFSFIPNWRIDDLMISYAVPEGSVGAHLDSYDVFLLQAYGKRRWQISRQQGEFIPDLELRILREFTPEEEWILEPGDMLYLPPNIAHYGVAVDECMTFSIGFLAPSHTDMLNHYVTHLVTQLDQDRRYIDPELTPQTEQGEISQAALDKIYPIINSLPTDKHSINQWFGCFITEGRNHEGAEFDCPEPPYTPEEWLAEFIQTARLRRAARMAFIREGENATLFAQGVAYPLIKKLAFIAPLLTEQREVTYIELKPYLNDAEFVQLFTDFTNLGYLYFIE
- a CDS encoding LPS-assembly protein LptD, whose amino-acid sequence is MPKRHKLILFITLLITLPTNSHALEWGMCQAIAEITPLPPQLPPPPENNAVRLYADDGEMSEKEGKVTANGNVILQRGEQVLKTDLAIYLRDQETVDAEGNFTFWDKQFIVSGNRAKLLPNHQGEMHDVHYWLLNRRGRGQATFLQRESENNASLQQTTYTTCDPSAEVWRLDAANVHLNQETGRGTANNVFINVLNIPVFYSPYLSFPIDERRLSGFLAPSMGSSDEVGVEFSIPYYLNLAPNYDATITPRFMSKRGLLLGTEFRYLLANSGGKIEWEYLPSDRVADINRSLLKVRHSGMVVPSLYTDIVYDEVSDDLYFRELGDNLTVSSTTHLEQRGDLRYFGHGWNVLGRLQRYQSLDANPATRPYERLPQIILSSDVPERNKKINVQGQVELVNFERSYDEAPVGNRYDFKSTISFPWRTASGFFVPSAILRHTRYDLSQIPIAEADRFSETPTRSTYTLMADSGLFFDRELSLFNRNLLHTLEPRLFYRYTPYENQDDIPIFDTAEYDLSFGQLFRENRFIGADRVDDSNQLTAALTTRFIDQATGLENLRVSVGQIYYFADREVVLPSELFETNSSSNIVAEISSQFNSRLSGSATVLWNPYDSKAELSIWRLRYRPNPESLYNFAYRLRENRLEQTDVSWRFPLSSQWRTLGRWNYSLDEHKDLEVFLGLEYESCCWAMRGVARRYLNTVDGAYLNGFFFEVELKGLGGVGKKASAFLEDSIVGYDDRF